The following are from one region of the Leucoraja erinacea ecotype New England chromosome 35, Leri_hhj_1, whole genome shotgun sequence genome:
- the LOC129713419 gene encoding prosaposin-like: protein MAALIILAVLCLSPVLVRPQKKISCPQDIETVCKDLKTAMECGSLMKCMDTKWTESEGEFNACTMCKELAAAVDKVVEKKSVQDDFKGVLLKICSMIPSKPLSDKCVTYVEAFLPLVIQFMKNELNNPAQLCAALCVAVPTDDEEVEESNAVRELEPSHNIYLRQQTGIKREVEYLPPCELCLLVLKELEKILPTERTKDLILKELNNICSIVPKKYSEKCKELVKDEGAMIIDMILNQLGPNAICFGLKLCFVDSSAELTDELGRPTCDICEKMANHLSLGQKSGTDMMKTCSSWSGATFLLCEDFAYAFKPQLEMMLPKSDKSKDICKDLGLCVRLITERQLGENDCTWGPRHWCSDKAIAARCKSTEYCEESGWL, encoded by the exons ATGGCTGCCCTGATTATCCTCGCTGTCCTGTGTCTGTCACCAG TTCTGGTCCGTCCTCAGAAGAAGATATCGTGTCCTCAAGATATTGAGACTGTGTGCAAGGACCTGAAGACTGCCATGGAGTGTGGCTCATTAATGAAGTGTATGGATACCAAATGGACCGAATCAGAAGGG GAGTTCAACGCATGTACCATGTGTAAGGAGCTGGCCGCAGCGGTCGACAAGGTGGTGGAGAAAAAGTCTGTGCAA GATGATTTCAAAGGTGTCTTATTGAAAATCTGCTCCATGATCCCATCCAAGCCGTTATCTGACAAGTGTGTGACTTATGTCGAAGCTTTCCTTCCCTTGGTAATTCAATTCATGAAGAATGAACTG AACAATCCTGCGCAATTGTGTGCTGCTCTGTGTGTCGCCGTGCCGACAGACGATGAGGAAGTAGAGGAATCCAATGCCGTCCGTGAGCTTGAACCGAGCCACAACATCTATCTTCGGCAACAGACAGGAATAAAGCGGGAG GTGGAATATCTGCCCCCGTGTGAGTTATGTCTGCTTGTTTTGAAAGAACTGGAGAAAATTCTTCCAACGGAACGGACCAAG GATCTCATCCTCAAAGAGCTTAATAACATTTGCAGTATCGTGCCCAAAAAATATTCTGAAAAGTGCAAAGAGCTTGTAAAAGATGAAGGCGCAATGATCATTGATATGATTCTCAATCAACTTGGGCCCAATGCTATCTGCTTTGGTCTTAAACTCTGCTTCGTCGATTCTTCAG CTGAACTGACTGACGAACTGGGTAGACCAACTTGTGACATCTGTGAAAAAATGGCGAACCATCTCTCCCTTGGTCAGAAGAGTGGCACAGACATGATGAAAACCTGCAGCTCATGGTCAGGGGCAACCTTCCTCTTG TGTGAAGACTTTGCTTATGCTTTCAAACCCCAGCTCGAAATGATGCTTCCCAAGTCCGACAAATCAAAGGACATTTGTAAG GACCTTGGGCTCTGTGTAAGACTGATAACAGAAAGACAGCTTGGAGAAAATGATTGTACCTGGGGACCAAGACACTGGTGCTCGGATAAAGCAATCGCTGCTCGCTGCAAA AGTACTGAATACTGTGAGGAAAGCGGCTGGTTATAA